One Malassezia restricta chromosome VI, complete sequence genomic region harbors:
- a CDS encoding DNA primase small subunit, which translates to MAAVEAPDAMEEDKAWDQAVSRMDEPVMSQSKTDDSVDPMALLVYYRRILPFKSLYMWLNRDITPARNFTHREFALTLQNNAYLRYQSYSTWDEWKKEVCRLNPSRFEIGPVYSAKPKDRKTMQKATFRPVARELVFDIDMTDYDEIRTCCSDKSICHRCWKWIGVAAEVLDMTLREDFGFKHIVWVYSGRRGIHCWVSDQEAFVLADDARKALVGWIEVIKGSANQAKKVSLGASAPGFHRTLHPSLRRALGHDILTATSSTAHARHRGLLQRAFVDLVLQDQDCFRAQDRSDVLLSLLPASDADALAKLQSKWATSRSSVQKWDDVLEVAARSQERLRPAWVAALEDIVLQYTYPRIDSEVSKRQNHLLKAPFVVHPSTGRICVPLELEQIQSFDPQTSAPTVEQVLQELNQVAEASGHNEWENTSLRPFVAQFDQVCTRIVRQAQEQKRIAQRQSLDF; encoded by the coding sequence ATGGCGGCGGTCGAAGCCCCAGATGCTATGGAGGAAGACAAGGCGTGGGATCAGGCCGTATCCAGAATGGATGAGCCCGTGATGTCGCAATCTAAAACGGACGATTCAGTTGACCccatggcgctgctggtgtACTATCGCCGCATTTTGCCCTTCAAGTCCTTGTACATGTGGTTGAATCGTGATATTACTCCCGCGCGGAACTTTACGCACCGCGAATTTGCCCTTACTCTTCAGAATAACGCCTACCTACGATACCAAAGCTACTCGACGTGGGACGAGTGGAAGAAGGAAGTGTGTCGACTGAACCCATCGCGATTTGAAATCGGACCGGTCTACAGCGCCAAGCCCAAGGACCGCAAGACAATGCAAAAGGCCACGTTCCGACCTGTCGCTCGCGAACTTGTGTTTGATATTGACATGACAGACTATGACGAAATTCGAACGTGCTGCTCCGATAAAAGTATTTGCCATCGGTGCTGGAAGTGGATTGGGGTGGCGGCCGAAGTGTTGGACATGACACTACGTGAAGACTTTGGCTTTAAGCATATCGTCTGGGTATATTCAGGTCGGCGTGGTATTCACTGTTGGGTATCGGACCAGGAAGCCTTTGTGCTggccgacgatgcacgTAAGGCCCTCGTCGGCTGGATCGAGGTGATCAAAGGCAGTGCCAATCAGGCCAAGAAGGTGTCCTTGGGTGCGTCCGCACCCGGCTTCCATCGCACGCTGCATCCTAGCCTGCGACGTGCGTTGGGTCACGACATTCTGACGGCCACAAGCAGTACAGCCCACGCAAGGCATCGTGGTTTGCTACAGCGCGCCTTTGTGGATTTGGTTCTGCAGGACCAGGACTGTTTCCGTGCACAGGATCGCTCTGACGTGCTTTTGTCATTGCTGCCGGCGTCCGATGCAGATGCATTGGCCAAGCTGCAGTCCAAGTGGGCCACCTCTCGTTCAAGTGTGCAAAAATGGGATGACGTACTGGAGGTAGCCGCCCGCTCGCAGGAACGCCTCCGGCCCGcgtgggtggcggcgctcgaagaTATTGTGCTGCAGTACACATATCCACGCATCGATTCAGAGGTATCGAAACGGCAGAACCACTTGCTCAAGGCGCCTTTTGTGGTGCATCCGTCGACAGGCCGCATTTGTGTTCCGCTCGAGCTAGAGCAGATTCAGTCGTTTGATCCTCAGACATCTGCACCGACCGTCGAGCAGGTACTGCAAGAGCTGAATCAAGTGGCCGAGGCGTCGGGCCATAATGAGTGGGAAAATACGAGCTTGCGTCCCTTTGTCGCACAGTTTGATCAGGTGTGCACGCGGATCGTgcggcaggcgcaggagcagaAACGCATTGCGCAGAGACAGTCGCTTGACTTTTAA
- a CDS encoding CAP-Gly domain protein, with translation MYTGLSHPRLADDLSRTARVPHADMEACLAHSFDQDAERIMAYALASKPKSDIWHHIVAHRWPHMPSTLRLAPAAQHQLAWLVCTGHLHPSSPCTASEWLSLTDALASHHWPEAAQLIAAYAMITWDTQACAPLVTKPYVLADTAFWECMPQCPRAAALLPTVPPTWRAHLLSCVMAHASGDTCLAYIDAVRHYGLDADRLSLVPLTTEPRQDVLPSARAWPHILDTCSPLLSYILHLLTSRLDVHNAPRMYEYVVGHILLPDDGPIPTKDALRVVEQAQQDIVQFLHAHWVHVRAARGFDALPRWCLKELSDELGIDAPDLTLDYTPTSSATVSDAQSTVGMTSAGLNTTRAPTHRGPASMYAAVLNKSAAAHASIKSQATVSAQCVSAPAPAARSACTPDQTVRQRDASSYFPTHYGPTPRPLDSALAVPARRSVQMSEDQTTESALARAEHKCGLSTDAPQKAP, from the coding sequence ATGTACACGGGTCTTTCCCACCCACGCTTGGCCGATGATCTGAGCCGTACGGCACGTGTGCCCCATGCTGATATGGAAGCATGCTTAGCGCACTCGTTCGATCAAGACGCGGAGCGTATTATGGCGTATGCTCTGGCGAGCAAGCCCAAAAGCGACATATGGCATCACATCGTCGCCCACCGGTGGCCGCACATGCCCAGCACACTCCGCCTAGCACCAGCAGCCCAGCACCAATTGGCATGGCTCGTCTGCACAGGCCACTTGCATCCCTCCAGTCCATGTACGGCATCTGAGTGGCTCAGTCTGACCGACGCCCTTGCTTCCCACCATTGGCCCGAGGCAGCCCAGCTCATCGCAGCCTATGCTATGATCACTTGGGATACCCAGGCCTGCGCGCCTCTGGTCACCAAGCCGTACGTGCTGGCTGACACCGCCTTTTGGGAGTGCATGCCGCAGTGCcctcgtgcagctgcctTGCTACCGACCGTACCGCCTACTTGGCGAGCTCACCTGCTATCTTGCGTcatggcgcatgcatcAGGCGATACCTGCCTTGCGTACATTGACGCCGTTCGGCACTATGGTCTCGATGCAGATCGCCTGTCCCTCGTTCCACTGACCACGGAGCCGAGGCAAGATGTGCTTCCCTCCGCTCGTGCCTGGCCTCACATTCTCGATACGTGCAGCCCCCTCCTGAGCTATATACTACACTTGCTCACGTCGCGCCTCGACGTACACaatgcgccgcgcatgtACGAATACGTTGTGGGACATATTCTCTTGCCCGACGACGGCCCCATCCCAACCAAGGATGCCCTCCGTGTCGTGgaacaggcgcagcaggacATTGTACAGTTCTTGCATGCACACTGGGTGCATgtacgcgccgcgcgcggctTCGACGCACTCCCGCGATGGTGCCTCAAAGAACTCAGCGACGAATTGGGCATCGATGCGCCTGACCTTACGCTCGACTATACGCCGACCTCCTCCGCCACGGTCAGTGATGCTCAAAGCACCGTTGGCATGACTAGTGCAGGGCTGAACACGACGCGAGCACCTACGCACCGCGGTCCCGCGAGTATGTATGCGGCTGTACTCAACAAgagcgctgctgcacacgccTCGATTAAAAGTCAAGCGACTGTCTCTGCGCAATGCGTTtctgctcctgcgcctgccgcACGATCCGCGTGCACACCTGATCAAACTGTGCGACAAAGGGACGCAAGCTCGTATTTTCCCACTCATTATGGCCCGACGCCTCGGCCACTTGATTCAGCTCTTGCAGTACCTGCTCGACGGTCGGTGCAGATGTCTGAGGATCAAACGACTGAATCTGCTCTAGCTCGAGCGGAACACAAATGCGGCCTGTCGACGGATGCACCACAAAAGGCGCCTTGA
- a CDS encoding glutamate decarboxylase, translating into MTPLGGEPASAELERLGAQCLATATEWIAYGESGEARAVPWPSVDAFRASMDVRLPEQGVDESSLLEKMRAILYNSVNPWTERFLEKLYSAPAVVSILGDMLLGVMNASVHVFSASPILTMIEEQCAAALCERVGYGPQADGITMPGGAASNTLGVQVALLQKFGGVYRRGGVYALMKAYREQHGRVERGAYPAILTSASAHFSIARAAVAAGLGTDAVVHIRTDAHGRMDVRELERMCAEMQADAAHPQGVPLIVCATSGTTVLGAFDDVAAIAEVCRKYDLWLHVDASWGGAAAFLPLDAPERSVLAGLENAHSITINPHKLLGVTHQCSFLLVHDKSVLIPPSHSDGGYLFHAPAEDALDMATKTLGCGRRGDALKFYLVWLRYGTQGLGDHIAHGLRMAQALWQRLQRIPSLELGPHADPLFLQICVRPREQSVRALHAQLQAHGQFAVDYAPLDDGQEYLRLVVHPRTPWHVYEQLLAYLGEGRSY; encoded by the coding sequence ATGACGCCGCTGGGTGGCGAACCGGCCTCGGCTGAGCTGGAGCGGCTAGGTGCGCAGTGTCTGGCGACGGCGACCGAGTGGATCGCGTATGGTGAGTCTGGTGAGGCACGCGCTGTGCCATGGCCCAGTGTGGATGCGTTTCGGGCATCGATGGACGTGCGTCTGCCTGAGCAGGGCGTCGATGAGAGCTCCCTTTTGGAGAAGATGCGGGCGATTCTGTACAATAGTGTGAATCCGTGGACGGAGAGGTTTCTTGAGAAGCTGTATTCGGCGCCGGCGGTCGTTTCGATTCTAGGTGATATGCTGCTGGGCGTCATGAATGCCTCTGTCCATGTGTTTTCCGCGTCGCCGATCCTCACGATGATCGAAGAGCAGTGTGCGGCAGCTCtgtgcgagcgcgtggGATACGGTCCGCAAGCAGATGGCATCACGATGCCGGGAGGCGCGGCATCCAATACCCTGGGCGTGCAAGTGGCCCTTTTGCAAAAGTTCGGCGGCGTGTATCGCCGGGGCGGCGTCTATGCCTTGATGAAGGCGTACCGCGAGCAGCATGGGCGTGTAGAGCGCGGTGCCTACCCTGCGATTCTTACGAGTGCTAGTGCGCATTTTTCCATCGCTCGGGCGGCTGTGGCGGCGGGACTGGGCACAgacgccgtcgtgcacatTCGGACCGACGCGCACGGTCGgatggacgtgcgcgagTTGGAGCGCATGTGTGCCGAGATGCAAGcggacgcagcgcatccgcaGGGTGTGCCTTTGATCGTGTGTGcgacgagcggcacgacggtgctgggcgcgtTCGATGATGTGGCAGCGATCGCCGAGGTGTGTCGCAAGTACGATTTGTGGCTGCATGTGGATGCCTCTTggggcggcgcagctgccttTTTAccgctcgatgcgccggAACGGAGCGTGCTAGCGGGTCTGGAGAACGCGCACAGCATCACGATCAATCcgcacaagctgctggGCGTGACGCACCAATGCTCCTTCCTGCTCGTGCATGACAAGAGCGTGCTGATTCCGCCATCTCACAGCGATGGCGGCTATCTATTTCATGCACCGGCAGAAGATGCCCTGGACATGGCGACAAAGACGCTGGGGTGCGGCCGGCGTGGCGACGCACTCAAGTTTTACCTCGTGTGGCTGCGCTACGGCACTCAGGGACTGGGCGACCATATTGCCCATGGCCTGCGGATGGCGCAGGCCCTGTGGCAGCGGCTGCAGCGTATACCCTCGCTTGAGCTGGGGCCGCATGCCGATCCGCTGTTTCTGCAGATTTGCGTGCGCCCACGCGAGCAGTCGGTGCGGGCGCTGCATGCACAGCTgcaggcgcatggccaGTTTGCCGTCGACTATGCGCCACTCGACGACGGCCAAGAGTacctgcgcctcgtcgtgcatCCACGTACGCCATGGCATGTCTACGAACAGCTGCTGGCCTACTTGGGTGAAGGAAGATCGTATTAG
- a CDS encoding serine/threonine-protein kinase: MSTDVPRHIREAAVPLPMAPRRAVLQSLSTQETVPVQRHQADAPLYKLNENGLHTEAQKVVQDRIREQQPRVHRDHLAPLEGIHNVPPSGAQPPIAKETTSKKPQLPTPPRVIVDPEGQQYERHAMLGQGGFARVYHVTNSRGEDKAFKVIAKSAIMQSKKNRQKILAEIMIHKSLKHVHIVAFEDVFEDAENVYFVLELCHNGNMNDIVKRRGPYLESEARYFMVQILAGIQNMHNNSVIHRDLKLGNVFLDKDMQVKIGDFGLAALLKYPEERKKTVCGTPNYIAPEILYDQGEGHSFEVDIWSVGVILYTLLVGRPPFQTSNVQKIYDRIRRNEYEIPPEANLSPESKELIRQILSQRPSERPSLQEIMHHPWFQAGTVPLSVPSSAVYHQPYIPTLSDAESRRNFEELKTRAHWQSEEQEAAALARTPPRSARQEMCVLEAAEEDRDRIDRESQRAIDPGSPISTLLKVGRQPLMRVPQATGGSLASRMQDMQLQDKAPQRAVPRRPLTAMELTEHYLSQALAHLDHGIIEPMVPVDPNGDVVTVPLPNVIDGEHGQLRLKPDAPRLFIISWLDHSEKYGLGYALCNGTVGVHFRDSTSMVLAPARQAFDYVYTVRQRTAHERHDQLRRENYALPPSLGQLEWLPHELVSKFKLLRFFESEIMERLYGADSPLTYVDEQATSHLGFVHKWYRCKQAIVFRLSNGTVQFNFYDHTKVFLSCDGLVISAIEPVDRTDGVPILRTWTLSELVAIAHPSRSATEAAAHEAAQFPTYFQTKPSERRFVRQVLKKLRYVRDVLLTTTNASTA; encoded by the coding sequence ATGTCTACGGACGTGCCTCGTCATATTCGGGaggcggccgtgccgctgccgatggcgccgcgccgcgcagtGTTGCAGAGTCTGTCGACCCAGGAAACAGTGCCTGTGCAGCGTCACCAGGCCGATGCCCCCCTGTACAAGTTGAATGAAAATGGTCTGCATACAGAAGCACAAAAGGTGGTACAAGATCGCATTCGTGAGCAGCAGCCCCGTGTCCATCGTGACCATTTGGCCCCGTTGGAGGGCATCCACAATGTCCCGCCGTCGGGTGCGCAGCCACCGATTGCGAAGGAGACGACGAGCAAGAAGCCCCAGCTTCCGACGCCCCCACGGGTGATTGTCGACCCTGAGGGCCAGCAGTACGAGCGCCATGCGATGTTGGGCCAAGGTGGCTTTGCTCGCGTTTACCACGTCACCAACAGCCGTGGCGAGGACAAGGCATTCAAGGTGATTGCGAAGAGCGCCATTATGCAGTCTAAGAAGAATCGCCAGAAGATTCTTGCGGAGATTATGATTCATAAATCGCTCAAGCACGTCCACATCGTGGCTTTTGAGGACGTGTTTGAGGATGCTGAGAACGTATACTTCGTGCTTGAGCTGTGCCACAACGGCAACATGAATGACATTGTGAAGCGCCGTGGCCCATATCTTGAGAGTGAGGCGCGTTACTTTATGGTACAGATCCTTGCGGGGATTCAGAACATGCACAACAACTCGGTGATCCACCGGGACCTGAAGCTCGGTAATGTGTTCCTTGACAAGGACATGCAGGTCAAAATTGGAGACTTTGGACTAGCTGCGCTCCTGAAGTATCCAGAGGAGCGGAAGAAGACGGTTTGCGGCACGCCGAACTACATTGCGCCTGAGATCTTGTATGATCAAGGCGAGGGTCACAGCTTTGAGGTGGACATTTGGTCTGTTGGTGTGATTTTGTACACGCTGTTGGTCGGCCGCCCGCCTTTCCAGACAAGCAACGTGCAAAAGATCTATGACCGCATACGCCGTAACGAGTACGAGATTCCGCCGGAGGCGAACTTGTCGCCTGAATCGAAAGAGCTGATACGCCAGATCCTCTCGCAGCGCCCGTCCGAGCGTCCCTCTCTGCAGGAAATCATGCATCACCCGTGGTTCCAGGCGGGCACTGTGCCTCTTAGTgtgccgtcgtcggccgTGTACCATCAACCTTATATCCCTACCCTCTCTGATGCCGAGAGCCGACGAAACTTTGAGGAGCTCAAGACGCGTGCTCATTGGCAAAGCGAGGAACAAGAGGCGGCCGCGCttgcacgcacgccgccacGCAGTGCGCGCCAAGAAATGTGTGTGCTCGAGGCAGCTGAAGAAGATCGTGATCGCATAGACCGTGAATCTCAGCGCGCGATTGATCCGGGCAGTCCCATTTCGACGCTGCTGAAAGTGGGCCGGCAGCCGCTCATGAGGGTGCCGCAGGCCACAGGCGGGAGCCTCGCCTCCCGGATGCAGGACATGCAGCTGCAAGACAAGGCGCCGCaacgcgccgtgccgcgccgtcCGCTGACGGCGATGGAGCTGACGGAGCACTACTTGAGCCAAGCACTGGCACATCTGGATCACGGCATCATCGAGCCGATGGTGCCTGTCGATCCCAATGGCGACGTCGTgacggtgccgctgccgaaCGTCATTGATGGAGAGCATGGCCAGCTGCGTCTTAAGCcggatgcgccgcgtctcTTTATCATTTCGTGGCTTGATCACTCGGAAAAGTACGGTCTGGGCTATGCGCTGTGCAACGGCACCGTCGGCGTGCACTTCCGCGACTCGACGAGCATGGTTCTTGCTCCTGCTCGCCAAGCCTTTGACTATGTATACACGgtgcggcagcgcacggcgcacgagcggcacgaccAGCTGCGGCGGGAGAACTatgcgctgccgccgtcgctcgGCCAGCTTGAATGGCTGCCGCATGAGCTCGTGTCCAAGttcaagctgctgcgcttTTTCGAGAGCGAGATCATGGAGCGCCTGTACGGTGCCGACAGCCCGCTCAcgtacgtcgacgagcaggCGACGTCGCATCTTGGCTTTGTGCACAAGTGGTACCGCTGCAAACAGGCCATTGTGTTCCGCCTGAGCAACGGCACTGTGCAGTTCAACTTTTACGATCACACCAAAGTGTTTTTGTCGTGCGACGGCCTCGTTATCTCAGCGATCGAGCCTGTCGACCGCACGGACGGCGTGCCCATTCTCCGCACGTGGACGCTGTCGGAGCTCGTGGCGATCGCGCATCCGAGTCGCTCGGCCAccgaggcggccgcgcacgaggcggccCAGTTCCCGACCTATTTCCAGACGAAGCCCAGTGAGCGTCGCTTCGTGCGCCAAGTCCTCAAGAAGCTGCGCTACGTACGGGACGTGCTTCTGACGACCACCAACGCATCCACGGCCTAA
- a CDS encoding breast cancer 2 susceptibility protein produces the protein MAAARTEKRHNLPDTPKELLIQFDHTENSPKTRDDSMIDALSTHKNQHTFWRRYNSCTSVFPNLKESKNDQADPWDEEIDFFETLDDSAWQLLDETSNNSMSSSDPIDSMNVPCFQRASGKRIARPNAEAMKLAAKRLRLDEWDQSDTPSVKADNFSIPQQQGHFVPLTVAATPPRPRTPLAKSPMCRRSFRSPLRPITPQPKQMSVGLNPRTYKSGLLTPQGRPPFISPFKKGVSATSLPSASHASPPMFILKAPEKRMSYKDAGIVPSYSPRPQASSDILQILQNPTQAAQYVFHGQHHIQGPSEALEELERLGGLRLTLKWVRHHWSLILWKLAAYTYWRPGMQLWSFAECLRQLRYRYEREFVRKHKSAIKQIQEQLSSSARCMVLCVRQILFFDEDEGTSLMLELSDGWYCIRAEVDEPMRRAIQAGKLRVGHKLALMCTKLRSSGEPTAVLDALYTADLQLYANSTTLAPWDAKLGFYGGSFVSSLSRLLPDGGVVGRVDVVIERVYPTGYMEGTIDARGTVQFHGQPQYGAAEEAEREARWHGQYEAAKLQLNARVKRLNKAATWLETQVESAYEEKDMHAYINALEEHDDPSLILRDAPLSGVLYAVQERLHALSQPSYEILPPRHTRSFTIVRVREARPTRRESGRTVQLTVWRQEGTPLIKEGSRYEITHLLPTQLRSWRPRTHVADAFLSTTRDTQWYVRGTSGVSTERGSGC, from the exons atggccgccgcgcgtACAGAAAAAAGGCACAACTTGCCTGATACCCCCAAGGAACTCTTGATTCAATTTGATCACACGGAGAATTCTCCGAAAACACGCGATGACTCCATGATCGACGCGTTATCCACGCACAAAAATCAACACACATTTTGGCGGCGTTATAACAGCTGTACATCAGTTTTCCCAAACTTGAAGGAGTCGAAAAATGACCAAGCTGATCCTTGGGATGAAGAAATTGATTTTTTTGAGACGCTGGATGACTCGGCCTGGCAATTACTGGACGAGACGTCCAACAACAGCATGAGCTCTTCTGATCCTATTGATAGTATGAATGTACCATGCTTTCAAAGGGCTAGCGGCAAGCGTATCGCGCGTCCAAATGCAGAAGCTATGAAACTAGCTGCCAAGCGGCTCCGACTCGATGAGTGGGACCAGTCAGATACCCCTTCCGTTAAGGCAGACAATTTCTCGATACCCCAACAACAGGGCCACTTTGTTCCATTGACAGTCGCCgccacaccaccacgaccaCGAACACCACTTGCAAAATCACCCATGTGCAGGCGATCTTTTAGAAGTCCATTACGTCCTATCACACCACAACCCAAGCAAATGTCCGTGGGTCTTAATCCACGCACATACAAGTCGGGTCTTTTGACGCCCCAAGGCCGTCCGCCTTTCATATCGCCTTTCAAAAAGGGTGTCAGTGCTACGTCATTGCCTTCTGCGAGTCATGCCTCACCTCCGATGTTTATTCTCAAGGCGCCTGAGAAACGAATGTCTTACAAAGACGCCGGCATTGTACCTTCTTATTCACCAAGGCCTCAGGCTTCGTCAGACATTCTGCAAATTTTGCAGAATCCAACTCAAGCAGCACAATACGTGTTCCATGGACAGCATCATATACAGGGCCCATCGGAAGCGTTGGAAGAGCTAGAGCGTCTTGGTGGTTTGCGCCTCACTCTCAAATGGGTTCGGCATCACTGGTCATTGATCTTGTGGAAGTTGGCAGCCTATACGTATTGGCGCCCAGGTATGCAGCTATGGTCTTTTGCTGAATGCTTGCGCCAATTGCGCTACAGATACGAGCGCGAATTTGTGCGCAAGCATAAAAGTGCCATCAAGCAAATTCAGGAGCAATTGTCCTCTTCTGCACGATGTATGGTGTTGTGTGTGCGACAGATTCTTTTCTttgacgaggacgagggGACGTCGCTGATGCTAGAACTGTCAGATGGCTGGTACTGTATCCGAGCTGAAGTTGATGAACCGATGCGTCGTGCTATACAAGCTGGGAAACTGCGTGTAGGGCACAAGTTGGCGCTGATGTGTACCAAGCTGCGGTCGTCGGGCGAGCCAACGGCCGTACTCGATGCACTATATACTGCCGACCTGCAGCTGTATGCAAATTCTACCACACTTGCGCCTTGGGACGCAAAGCTTGGCTTTTATGGCGGTTCATTTGTGTCGAGTTTATCGCGGCTTTTGCCAGATGGTGGTGTGGTGGGCCGCGTTGATGTGGTGATTGAGCGTGTATACCCTACAGGCTACATGGAAGGGACGATcgatgctcgaggcacgGTTCAGTTTCATGGCCAGCCACAGTACGGTGCTGCTGAGGAAGCTGAGCGAGAGGCACGGTGGCATGGTCAGTATGAAGCAGCGAAACTACAACTGAATGCACGTGTCAAGCGCCTTAACAAGGCAGCCACCTGGCTTGAGACCCAGGTCGAATCGGCTTATGAAGAAAAGGACATGCACGCGTATATCAATGCGCTCGAAGAGCACGATGATCCATCTTTGATtctgcgtgatgcgcctcTTTCAGGCGTACTTTACGCAGTACAAGAACGGCTGCATGCCCTGAGCCAACCTAGTTATGAGATTCTGCCTCCGCGACATACGCGTTCTTTCACGATTGTGCGGGTGCGTGAGGCGCGACCGACGCGTCGGGAAAGCGGGCGTACTGTGCAGCTCACGGTCTGGAGGCAAGAAGGCACACCCTTGATCAAGGAAGGTTCTCGCTACGAG ATCACGCATCTTCTCCCTACTCAGCTACGGTCATGGCGCCCTCGTACTCATGTGGCGGATGCATTTTTGTCTACAACCCGAGATACACAATGGTACGTCCGCGGCACTTCGGGTGTGTCGACCGAGCGCGGCAGTGGATGCTAG
- a CDS encoding kinase phosphorylation protein, giving the protein MYATSSRGGTRGGQADFSWDVVREDKHRENYLGNSVAAPRGRWAQGRDILWYSKNSKDHASTNDKEARSKELSELKAAEREAMEQMLGHKPQNHETAQTGANAEPLDASKRRYPRSTPTAKDERRHRHHRHHRHHRHDSQQRRTSARDYSPLRRESRYDDNDRHKHGQHRDEAPQ; this is encoded by the exons ATGTACGCTACATCCAG TCGTGGTGGTACGCGTGGTGGCCAAGCAGACTTTTCTTGGGATGTGGTTAGAGAAGACAAGCACCGCGAGAATTATTTAGGCAATtcggtggcggcgcctcgtggaCGATGGGCCCAGGGCCGCGACATCTTATGGTACAGCAAAAACTCAAAGGATCATGCGAGCACTAATGACAAGGAAGCAAGAAGTAAGGAACTTTCAGAACTAAAAGCTGCGGAGCGCGAAGCTATGGAGCAAATGTTGGGTCACAAGCCACAGAATCATGAAACTGCGCAGACGGGTGCAAATGCTGAGCCTTTAGACGCCAGCAAGCGACGATACCCCCGCTCCACGCCAACAGCAAAAGACGAACGACGCCACCGCCATCATCGTCACCACCGTCACCATCGCCATGATTCGCAGCAGAGGCGAACCTCTGCACGCGATTATTCACCACTGCGACGTGAATCACGTTATGATGACAATGACAGGCACAAGCATGGCCAGCatcgcgacgaggcgcctcAATAG